From one Flavobacteriales bacterium genomic stretch:
- a CDS encoding multicopper oxidase domain-containing protein, translating to MKGIRLFIPLFSIVLHGSLTAQDADRAHVPLGASVFAAPFTPKVTRYELTITDTTYNFTGKPRKGYAVNGKSPMPTLEFTEGDTALIIVHNAMAKEETSLHWHGIILPNRYDGVPYLTTPPIKAGDTQVYKFPLVQSGTYWYHSHTNLQEQNGMHGALIIHKRDEEPLPEHTVILSEWTDMDPNEVHRRLHNANDWFGIQKNRLRPGTTQSYWDAIKEGYVGTKLTNEWKRMRAMDVSDVYYDTFLANGKPEDEAPQFKAGDRVRVRLINGGASSYFWITYAGGKMAVVASDGMDVEPVEVDRFIMGVAETYDIIVTIPAHSTSYELLATSEDRTRSTSLWLGKGIKQLALPLGPLKYFEGMKMMNGMMRMNGDMEDMGMNMALQRMDMNTVMYPEITGSVPAKKHEDMQGMEGIGHGHAATTSPIVTLNYGMMRSPTSTTLPPGPLKELRFELTGNMNRYLWTIDNRTVTEADKIMIRKGENVRVVLFNNSMMRHPMHLHGHFFRVLNGQGDHAPLKNVLDIMPMETDTIEFAGTEEGDWFFHCHILYHMMSGMGRVFSYEASAANDSSYASGISWKRFARDDKRWHFMFMNDFATNGSDGEAMLQSKRWKLQAEWRLGYTDHHGQEVETHFGRYLGRMQWLFPYIGFDWRQRMAHMNDGEENLFGQGNTKDSRSAICAGFQYTLPMLFVLDTRIDTDGRVRAQLMREDIPLSARARLDVMANSDGEFMARARYILNPTWALSTHFDSDMDFGVGVVLSY from the coding sequence ATGAAGGGGATCCGCCTGTTCATCCCCTTGTTCTCCATCGTGTTGCATGGAAGCCTGACCGCACAAGACGCCGACAGGGCGCACGTTCCCTTAGGCGCTTCGGTCTTCGCGGCGCCCTTCACGCCCAAGGTCACGCGCTACGAACTGACTATCACCGACACCACCTACAACTTCACGGGCAAGCCGCGCAAGGGATATGCGGTGAACGGCAAGTCACCCATGCCCACATTGGAGTTCACCGAGGGCGATACGGCGCTCATCATCGTCCACAACGCCATGGCCAAAGAGGAAACTTCCCTGCATTGGCACGGTATCATCCTACCGAACCGCTACGATGGCGTGCCCTACCTGACCACCCCACCGATCAAAGCGGGCGACACGCAGGTGTACAAATTCCCGCTCGTGCAAAGCGGTACGTACTGGTACCATTCGCACACGAACCTTCAGGAGCAGAACGGCATGCACGGCGCGCTCATCATCCACAAGCGCGATGAAGAACCCCTACCCGAGCACACCGTGATCCTAAGCGAATGGACGGACATGGATCCAAATGAGGTCCATCGCCGCCTGCACAACGCCAACGACTGGTTTGGCATTCAGAAGAACCGCCTCCGCCCTGGCACCACGCAGAGCTATTGGGACGCGATCAAAGAAGGTTATGTGGGCACCAAGCTCACCAATGAATGGAAGCGCATGCGCGCCATGGATGTGAGCGATGTGTACTACGACACCTTCCTAGCCAACGGCAAGCCCGAGGATGAAGCACCCCAGTTCAAGGCGGGCGATCGCGTGCGCGTTCGGTTGATCAACGGCGGTGCCAGCAGCTATTTCTGGATCACTTACGCGGGTGGCAAGATGGCTGTGGTAGCCAGTGACGGCATGGACGTCGAGCCCGTAGAAGTAGACCGCTTCATTATGGGTGTAGCGGAGACCTACGACATCATCGTCACAATTCCCGCCCACAGCACCTCCTATGAACTGCTGGCCACGTCCGAGGATCGCACGCGCAGCACCTCCCTCTGGCTTGGCAAGGGGATCAAACAGCTTGCATTACCGCTGGGCCCGTTAAAGTACTTCGAGGGCATGAAGATGATGAACGGCATGATGCGCATGAACGGCGACATGGAGGACATGGGCATGAACATGGCCTTGCAACGCATGGACATGAACACGGTGATGTATCCCGAGATCACGGGTAGTGTGCCAGCAAAGAAGCACGAGGATATGCAGGGTATGGAAGGCATTGGGCACGGACATGCCGCCACCACCAGCCCGATAGTCACGCTGAACTACGGGATGATGCGCTCCCCTACCAGCACGACCCTTCCTCCTGGTCCCTTGAAGGAATTGCGCTTCGAGTTGACGGGCAATATGAACCGCTACCTCTGGACAATCGACAATAGGACCGTTACCGAGGCGGACAAGATCATGATCCGCAAGGGCGAGAACGTGCGAGTGGTCCTCTTCAACAACAGCATGATGCGCCACCCCATGCACCTGCACGGCCATTTCTTCCGCGTGCTGAACGGTCAAGGCGATCACGCACCACTGAAGAACGTGCTGGACATCATGCCCATGGAAACCGACACCATCGAGTTCGCGGGCACCGAGGAGGGCGACTGGTTCTTCCACTGCCACATCCTGTACCACATGATGAGCGGAATGGGCCGCGTGTTCAGCTATGAAGCATCCGCCGCCAATGACAGTTCCTATGCGAGCGGGATCTCGTGGAAGCGCTTCGCACGCGATGACAAGCGCTGGCACTTCATGTTCATGAACGACTTCGCCACCAATGGCAGCGACGGCGAGGCTATGCTCCAGAGCAAGCGCTGGAAGTTGCAGGCTGAATGGAGGCTGGGGTACACCGATCATCATGGGCAAGAAGTGGAAACGCACTTCGGTCGCTACCTCGGCCGCATGCAATGGTTGTTCCCTTACATCGGCTTCGATTGGCGTCAACGTATGGCGCACATGAACGACGGAGAAGAGAATCTTTTCGGTCAAGGCAATACGAAAGACAGCCGTAGCGCCATCTGCGCTGGTTTCCAATACACTCTGCCCATGCTGTTCGTGTTGGATACCCGCATCGATACGGATGGTCGCGTGCGGGCCCAGTTAATGCGCGAGGATATTCCACTCTCCGCACGCGCTCGACTAGACGTCATGGCCAACAGCGATGGTGAGTTCATGGCCCGTGCCCGATACATCCTGAACCCTACTTGGGCGCTCTCCACTCACTTTGACAGCGACATGGACTTCGGTGTGGGCGTTGTACTGAGCTACTAA
- the cadA gene encoding cadmium-translocating P-type ATPase, which yields MPSTAMAASPAHQAHGEHGGDHSVHGPAMIADYRRRLWISLLLTAPIVVLSPMVQEIIGVHWGFQGDTWIQLALSTAVFVYGGSPFLQGSLGELRKGAPGMMTLIAVAITSAYLYSTAVVFGLAGMLFYWELATLIDIMLLGHIIEMRSVMATSNALDLLVRLMPDEAHLVHGDHVMDVKLVTLKVNDVILIKPGEKIPADSVVVSGESHVNESMLTGESLPVLRSVNDRVIGGSVNGNGSLTVRVEHTGEASYLHQVAELVREAQKAKSNTQHLADRAARWLTYVALGAGVLTMIAWLLMDAGLPFALERMVTVMVISCPHALGLAVPLVVAYSTMLAARNGLLIRDRTAFENARKVSAMVFDKTGTLTTGEFGVTRVVVLDDTFDQASLLRYAGAVEQHSEHPIASGILRKLKDDGLSIQQATDFKADPGHGVQGTVEGHKVVIASPKQTGALGMTIPDRTFTDATETVVFVVVDDRLAGAIALADPIRATSFQAIERFRALGIKTYMATGDNDRVAAHVSHELGLDGHYSQVLPHEKVEIIKRLQDGGGYVAMAGDGVNDAPALAQADVGIAVGSGTDVAAATADIILVRSDPNDILQLLLFGRATYRKMVQNLWWAAGYNVVAIPLAAGVLHAQGIMIGPAFGAALMSLSTVIVALNARLLKRNLANG from the coding sequence ATGCCATCCACAGCGATGGCCGCTTCCCCCGCGCATCAAGCGCATGGCGAGCACGGTGGTGATCACTCCGTCCACGGTCCAGCCATGATCGCCGACTATCGGCGACGGCTCTGGATCTCATTGTTGCTCACCGCCCCCATCGTGGTCCTCTCGCCCATGGTGCAGGAGATCATAGGGGTGCATTGGGGGTTCCAAGGCGACACATGGATCCAACTGGCGCTGTCCACAGCCGTGTTCGTTTACGGTGGCTCGCCTTTCCTGCAAGGTTCGCTCGGTGAACTGCGAAAGGGCGCACCTGGCATGATGACATTGATCGCTGTCGCGATCACTTCAGCATATCTGTATAGTACAGCCGTGGTCTTTGGTCTGGCTGGCATGCTGTTCTATTGGGAATTGGCCACCCTTATCGACATCATGTTACTTGGCCATATCATCGAAATGCGTTCGGTGATGGCCACCTCGAACGCGCTAGATCTGCTGGTGCGGCTCATGCCCGATGAAGCCCATTTGGTGCATGGAGACCATGTGATGGACGTCAAGCTGGTCACATTGAAGGTCAACGATGTGATCCTGATCAAGCCTGGCGAGAAGATACCCGCCGATAGCGTGGTGGTGAGCGGCGAAAGTCATGTGAACGAGAGCATGCTCACGGGTGAATCCTTGCCCGTTCTCAGGAGCGTCAATGATCGGGTCATCGGTGGTTCCGTCAACGGGAATGGTTCTTTGACCGTGCGGGTGGAACACACGGGAGAAGCGAGCTACCTGCATCAGGTGGCCGAGCTTGTCCGCGAGGCGCAGAAAGCGAAGTCCAATACGCAGCACCTCGCCGATCGCGCCGCGCGCTGGCTCACGTATGTGGCTTTGGGTGCGGGTGTGCTCACAATGATCGCATGGTTGCTAATGGACGCTGGCCTGCCCTTCGCCTTGGAGCGCATGGTCACGGTGATGGTGATCTCCTGCCCACACGCATTGGGATTGGCGGTACCGCTGGTGGTGGCTTACTCCACCATGCTAGCCGCACGCAACGGACTACTCATCCGCGATCGCACCGCCTTCGAGAACGCGCGGAAAGTCTCCGCAATGGTGTTCGACAAAACGGGTACGCTGACAACAGGTGAGTTCGGCGTAACGCGTGTCGTGGTGCTGGATGACACCTTCGACCAAGCCTCTTTGCTGCGGTATGCGGGCGCGGTAGAGCAACATTCCGAACATCCCATCGCCAGCGGGATACTGCGGAAGCTGAAGGACGATGGCCTGTCGATCCAGCAGGCCACTGACTTCAAAGCGGATCCTGGCCATGGCGTTCAAGGGACCGTGGAGGGCCACAAGGTGGTGATCGCAAGCCCGAAGCAAACGGGAGCGCTGGGCATGACGATCCCTGATCGCACGTTCACCGATGCCACGGAAACCGTGGTCTTCGTGGTGGTTGACGACCGCTTAGCAGGAGCAATCGCCTTGGCCGACCCGATCAGGGCCACTTCCTTCCAGGCCATCGAACGATTCCGCGCATTGGGCATCAAGACCTACATGGCCACAGGCGACAACGACCGCGTGGCCGCCCACGTGAGCCACGAGCTGGGTCTGGACGGGCACTATTCCCAAGTGCTCCCGCACGAAAAGGTGGAGATCATCAAGCGATTGCAAGACGGGGGCGGCTACGTAGCCATGGCGGGTGACGGTGTGAACGATGCGCCAGCACTTGCCCAAGCCGATGTGGGCATCGCCGTTGGTTCGGGAACGGACGTCGCTGCCGCCACGGCCGATATCATTCTCGTACGCAGCGATCCGAATGACATCCTCCAACTCCTGCTCTTCGGCCGCGCCACCTATCGCAAAATGGTGCAGAATCTTTGGTGGGCCGCTGGCTACAACGTTGTGGCCATTCCCTTGGCAGCAGGAGTGCTTCATGCACAAGGCATCATGATCGGTCCCGCCTTTGGCGCTGCCCTGATGAGCCTGAGCACGGTGATCGTGGCGCTGAACGCACGCTTGCTGAAGCGCAACCTTGCGAACGGATGA
- a CDS encoding DUF3347 domain-containing protein has product MKALNLLLASVSFALLSSCAAQMKNTRTVSLRIDGDCGMCEERIEKAGNVNGEAQVNWDPDTKQATIAYDSTRTNLDAILKRIAQAGYDTPNYLAPDAAYAQLPGCCQYERTMKHPAETDKHATATAPVEHAAHAEEKDMGPSGHDHSATQHPKATAASLQAVFDAYFKLKDALVASDAAAAKEHAEELDGAMHSVDDKSIPENVRMVWPQVMSAAMPHLHPLSETSDLGKQRDLFAKLTPAMVQLAKAAPKEVAIYLDHCPMYNGGSDWLSKDKEIKNPFYGSMMLGCGSLQETIE; this is encoded by the coding sequence ATGAAAGCCCTGAACCTATTGCTTGCCTCTGTGAGCTTCGCCCTTCTTTCAAGTTGCGCGGCCCAGATGAAGAACACACGCACCGTTTCCCTGCGCATCGATGGCGATTGCGGAATGTGCGAAGAACGGATCGAGAAAGCGGGCAATGTGAATGGCGAAGCCCAGGTGAACTGGGACCCTGATACCAAGCAGGCCACGATCGCCTATGACAGCACGCGGACCAACTTGGATGCGATCCTGAAGCGAATTGCCCAAGCTGGGTACGATACGCCCAACTATCTCGCCCCCGATGCGGCCTACGCGCAACTACCTGGCTGCTGCCAATACGAACGCACCATGAAGCACCCTGCCGAGACGGACAAGCACGCAACGGCCACCGCCCCCGTCGAGCATGCGGCGCACGCAGAAGAAAAGGACATGGGGCCCAGTGGACATGATCACTCAGCGACGCAGCACCCCAAGGCTACAGCGGCTTCATTGCAGGCTGTGTTCGATGCCTACTTCAAACTGAAGGATGCGCTTGTGGCCTCCGATGCGGCAGCCGCTAAGGAACATGCGGAGGAACTGGATGGCGCGATGCACTCGGTGGACGACAAGTCGATTCCTGAGAACGTGCGGATGGTTTGGCCGCAGGTGATGTCCGCAGCCATGCCCCACCTGCATCCGCTTTCCGAGACAAGCGATCTGGGCAAGCAGCGTGACCTCTTCGCCAAGCTAACTCCCGCCATGGTGCAACTGGCCAAGGCCGCGCCGAAGGAAGTTGCGATCTACCTCGACCATTGCCCCATGTACAACGGGGGCTCCGATTGGTTGAGCAAGGACAAGGAGATCAAGAACCCCTTCTATGGCAGCATGATGCTGGGCTGCGGGAGCTTGCAAGAGACGATAGAATAA
- a CDS encoding copper chaperone, with protein sequence MATRTTLLILPLIGLLGSCSTIQNAQEAEVLINGNCSMCEETIEQAALVEGLSEADWDKETRHATITYDSTRTSLNAVLMRIAAAGYDNQSFIAPDSAYSELPECCQYERTGKDVKPPTPSDKRHGH encoded by the coding sequence ATGGCGACGCGCACGACTTTGCTCATCCTACCCCTCATCGGTTTGCTTGGTTCCTGCTCGACCATCCAGAACGCACAAGAAGCCGAGGTGCTCATCAACGGCAATTGCAGTATGTGCGAGGAAACGATCGAACAGGCCGCCCTTGTGGAAGGGTTGTCCGAAGCAGATTGGGACAAGGAAACTCGGCATGCGACGATCACCTATGACAGCACGCGCACTTCATTGAACGCCGTGCTCATGCGCATCGCGGCTGCGGGATATGACAACCAATCATTCATTGCGCCAGACAGCGCATACAGCGAACTGCCTGAGTGCTGCCAGTACGAGCGAACGGGAAAAGATGTGAAACCGCCCACCCCAAGTGACAAGCGGCACGGGCATTGA
- a CDS encoding cation transporter: MIHTYSIQGLTCGNCVAKVRTALQSIPGITNADVTQNPPLAIVTMSAHVNTSVLAKTVANAGNFSLSENGHSIPRVIASDPQQVEATSFKPIYLLFAYIAGAATLVQVARGGFDPMHWMGAFMAAFFLTFSFFKMLDVRGFAEGYATYDVIAKRIPAYGLIYPFIELGLGISYVVAPLSPITNAVTLVVMGVSSIGVVQQVMRNSPFQCACLGTIFKLPLSKVTLVEDLLMVAMSAAMTVLGTHST; encoded by the coding sequence ATGATCCACACCTATTCCATCCAAGGGCTCACCTGTGGCAATTGCGTAGCCAAAGTGAGAACCGCGCTTCAGAGCATCCCTGGTATCACTAATGCCGACGTGACCCAGAACCCACCGTTGGCGATCGTCACCATGTCAGCACATGTGAACACTTCTGTGCTGGCCAAGACCGTAGCGAACGCGGGTAACTTCAGTCTTAGCGAGAACGGGCACTCGATCCCAAGGGTCATTGCCAGTGATCCACAACAAGTAGAGGCGACCTCATTCAAGCCTATTTACCTGCTATTCGCCTACATCGCAGGAGCGGCCACACTGGTGCAGGTCGCACGAGGTGGCTTTGACCCGATGCACTGGATGGGCGCCTTCATGGCAGCCTTCTTCCTCACGTTCTCGTTCTTCAAAATGCTTGACGTTCGCGGTTTCGCGGAGGGCTATGCCACATACGATGTGATCGCCAAGCGCATACCCGCATACGGCCTCATCTATCCTTTCATCGAACTGGGGCTTGGTATCTCTTACGTGGTGGCTCCCCTCTCTCCGATCACCAATGCCGTTACACTCGTTGTGATGGGTGTCAGCAGTATCGGTGTGGTGCAACAAGTGATGAGGAACTCCCCCTTCCAATGCGCGTGCTTGGGGACCATCTTCAAGTTGCCACTGAGCAAAGTGACGCTGGTGGAAGACCTCCTCATGGTGGCCATGAGCGCCGCGATGACGGTTTTGGGGACACATTCAACCTGA
- a CDS encoding helix-turn-helix transcriptional regulator, with protein sequence MRRLLDEVDIGYTHVNLGEVNLTNPLTGAQRERLATRLAEIGFELIDDRRVQKVERVKLLLQQHVKEHAMQRSKEKLSAWLARDMGMEYSGLSKLFSQVEGTSIERYHNLLRLERAKELLVYDELNLTEIADRLGYSSVQHLSNQFAQFVGHSPSHFKRIGAERRKAIDKVNTEH encoded by the coding sequence GTGCGTCGCTTGTTGGACGAAGTGGATATCGGGTACACGCACGTGAACCTTGGTGAGGTGAACTTGACCAACCCCTTGACTGGTGCTCAACGCGAAAGACTTGCCACCCGCCTAGCAGAGATCGGTTTCGAGCTGATAGATGACAGGCGCGTGCAGAAGGTGGAACGCGTCAAACTCCTGCTACAACAACATGTAAAGGAGCATGCCATGCAACGCAGCAAGGAGAAACTCTCCGCATGGCTGGCCCGCGACATGGGCATGGAGTACTCAGGACTTAGCAAGCTCTTCTCGCAAGTGGAAGGAACGAGCATCGAGCGCTACCATAACCTATTGCGGTTGGAGCGGGCGAAGGAACTGCTTGTATACGACGAATTGAACCTGACAGAGATCGCGGATCGGCTGGGCTATAGCAGCGTACAGCACCTGAGCAATCAGTTCGCCCAGTTCGTTGGGCACAGCCCTTCGCATTTCAAGCGCATCGGGGCTGAACGGCGTAAGGCGATCGACAAGGTGAACACGGAGCACTGA
- a CDS encoding T9SS type A sorting domain-containing protein — translation MNSRNLLVTACLWVIAETNAQTTALDFIADDCGGASHHLFSELDAGNVVVLDLVMMQCPDCAPATVEIAENVIPNTTDPARVKFYSIGFSDDITCMEITDWAVTGGVTHPVFAGMSDQTTYYGGMGMPTIVVLGGGNSHGVYYVHLGYAVGLNGIITDAIDQALMDANSITENGTRRITLGPNPASTTLNLKGSYFTAKVTDVHGRLVLLNRGINGATLDVSALPAGLYTLELTTADMSREVGCFVKR, via the coding sequence ATGAACTCCAGGAATCTGCTTGTGACCGCGTGTCTTTGGGTGATCGCGGAAACGAACGCACAGACAACCGCACTCGACTTCATCGCTGACGATTGCGGCGGCGCCTCGCATCACCTCTTCAGTGAGTTGGACGCTGGGAATGTGGTGGTCCTCGATCTCGTCATGATGCAATGCCCCGATTGCGCACCCGCCACGGTGGAGATAGCGGAGAACGTGATACCGAACACCACCGATCCTGCGCGGGTGAAGTTCTATAGCATCGGGTTCAGCGATGACATCACTTGCATGGAGATCACGGATTGGGCTGTGACGGGCGGTGTCACTCATCCCGTATTCGCGGGCATGAGCGATCAGACTACCTACTATGGTGGCATGGGCATGCCCACGATCGTGGTGCTCGGTGGGGGAAATTCACATGGGGTCTACTATGTGCATCTAGGCTATGCCGTCGGGCTCAACGGCATCATCACCGATGCCATCGATCAGGCGCTGATGGATGCGAACAGCATTACCGAGAACGGAACCCGAAGGATCACTCTAGGCCCGAACCCTGCATCTACCACGCTGAACCTGAAGGGCTCTTACTTCACGGCGAAGGTGACGGACGTCCATGGCCGTCTAGTACTGCTCAATCGGGGAATCAACGGTGCCACGCTGGACGTGAGCGCTCTACCTGCTGGTTTGTACACCTTGGAACTTACCACCGCCGACATGTCACGCGAGGTAGGTTGCTTCGTAAAGCGGTGA
- a CDS encoding T9SS type A sorting domain-containing protein, translating into MKHSQLISVLRQSAAVVFGSVVFGHASLAQEPVLFWEQAIDCNALDHGALRPRIALNANNDPVVLWGDNSPMANHVAVGNGAAFNAPVQLSTGFMPAIADWMGSSIASAGNSVWVVMKAAPEESMPIYVRRSDDGGFTWGDTMRVEPLDGLVSRFPSIDVSDSDAPVVQYMQFDGGFAGARQVVTRMMGGAFMTPVQVSTPFLPGNVCDCCPNQIIADPDHVVALYRNAGSDVRVICGASSTDDGASFPFGSVVDTTGWVLAACPSSGPDGYLDGDSVRFVWMSGANNGTKVYLGSALATDLTLGEQYRLHAGQPMSLQQNFPRIAGSGDTLGVVWQQTMSGQSEILFSWSTTGVLGLSEPDTVNIDLAGAQKTPDIAYSNGAFHIVWSEAGLGQVRYRKAVIGTSVGLLPVTRRSELILLWPNPASTEINIPLRYITADVTDAEGSIVMRNAPLSGGVVDVNSLPTGHYIIAFTAADKSRAVGHFVKQ; encoded by the coding sequence ATGAAGCACAGCCAACTCATTTCCGTGTTAAGGCAGAGTGCCGCAGTGGTCTTTGGCTCTGTGGTATTCGGCCACGCGTCATTGGCCCAAGAACCTGTGCTCTTCTGGGAGCAAGCGATCGATTGCAACGCTTTGGACCACGGCGCACTTCGGCCGCGTATTGCACTGAACGCGAATAATGATCCCGTTGTGCTCTGGGGCGATAATTCGCCGATGGCAAACCATGTTGCCGTAGGTAATGGAGCGGCGTTCAATGCTCCCGTCCAGTTGAGCACGGGATTCATGCCCGCCATTGCCGATTGGATGGGAAGCAGCATCGCCTCCGCGGGGAATAGCGTGTGGGTGGTGATGAAAGCCGCTCCTGAGGAGAGCATGCCCATTTACGTCCGCCGTTCTGATGACGGTGGCTTCACATGGGGGGATACAATGCGCGTGGAGCCTTTGGATGGACTGGTCTCGCGCTTCCCTTCCATCGATGTCTCCGATTCCGATGCGCCAGTGGTCCAATACATGCAGTTCGATGGTGGTTTTGCTGGGGCAAGACAGGTCGTAACGCGCATGATGGGAGGCGCGTTCATGACACCTGTGCAGGTCAGCACTCCGTTCTTACCTGGCAATGTCTGCGATTGCTGTCCGAACCAAATCATAGCCGATCCCGATCATGTTGTGGCGCTCTACCGCAATGCAGGATCCGATGTGCGCGTGATATGTGGCGCGTCTTCCACCGATGACGGAGCGAGCTTTCCCTTTGGATCCGTAGTCGATACCACAGGATGGGTACTGGCCGCCTGTCCTTCCAGTGGACCCGATGGCTATCTCGACGGCGACAGCGTTCGCTTCGTGTGGATGTCAGGAGCCAACAACGGAACCAAGGTCTATCTGGGAAGCGCATTGGCAACAGATCTGACACTGGGCGAGCAGTACAGACTGCACGCGGGCCAGCCGATGAGCTTGCAACAGAACTTTCCTCGTATTGCTGGCAGCGGAGACACGCTCGGGGTGGTGTGGCAGCAGACCATGAGCGGACAGAGCGAGATCCTGTTCAGTTGGAGCACAACAGGAGTTCTAGGTCTTAGCGAGCCAGACACGGTGAACATAGACCTAGCTGGTGCTCAGAAGACACCTGATATCGCGTATTCCAATGGAGCGTTCCACATCGTTTGGAGCGAAGCAGGTCTTGGTCAGGTGCGCTATCGGAAAGCGGTGATCGGCACAAGTGTGGGCTTGCTACCCGTCACCCGTCGTAGTGAGCTAATCCTTCTTTGGCCCAACCCCGCCAGTACCGAGATTAATATCCCCCTTCGCTACATCACCGCTGATGTGACCGATGCTGAAGGAAGCATCGTGATGCGGAACGCTCCATTGTCAGGGGGCGTGGTGGATGTGAATTCGCTTCCTACAGGCCATTACATCATAGCGTTCACGGCCGCGGACAAGTCGCGTGCAGTCGGTCACTTCGTGAAACAATAG
- a CDS encoding T9SS type A sorting domain-containing protein, with amino-acid sequence MKHLYLSIALLAATGMRAQTTALDFTANDCAGASHTLFSDLDAGYCVVIDLVMMGCPSCIPATHAIVDDVIPNTSNPAMVKFYSIGFSNSVTCAQITSWATTNGFTHPVFGGMSAQTTYYGGMGMPTVIVLGGGATHGVYYNELGHSASDNPTIISAINTALLDANGVEENSARSITLGPNPVGSVLNLNGSYTSAKVIDMHGRVVLNNIPNGTSLDVSTLASGQYTLELIAADKSHAVGRFMKQ; translated from the coding sequence ATGAAACACCTGTACCTCTCGATCGCACTGCTTGCCGCAACGGGCATGCGTGCCCAAACGACCGCATTGGATTTCACCGCGAACGACTGCGCGGGAGCCTCGCACACCCTGTTCAGTGACCTCGACGCAGGCTATTGCGTGGTGATCGACCTGGTGATGATGGGCTGCCCTTCGTGCATTCCCGCAACGCATGCCATCGTCGATGATGTGATCCCGAACACATCGAACCCCGCCATGGTGAAGTTCTACTCAATTGGGTTCTCGAACTCCGTCACTTGTGCGCAGATCACCTCGTGGGCAACGACCAACGGCTTCACCCATCCCGTATTCGGGGGCATGAGCGCACAGACCACCTACTACGGTGGCATGGGCATGCCCACCGTGATCGTGCTCGGCGGCGGAGCCACCCACGGCGTGTACTACAATGAGCTGGGCCATAGTGCCAGCGACAACCCGACGATCATATCGGCTATCAACACCGCCTTGCTGGATGCGAACGGTGTTGAAGAGAACAGTGCTCGTTCCATCACCCTTGGCCCGAATCCAGTTGGCAGCGTGCTGAACTTGAATGGAAGTTACACCTCGGCCAAAGTGATCGACATGCATGGCCGTGTCGTGCTGAATAACATCCCGAACGGCACCTCTCTGGACGTGAGCACACTTGCCTCTGGGCAGTACACCTTGGAACTCATCGCAGCGGACAAGTCGCACGCCGTAGGCCGTTTTATGAAACAGTGA